The genomic DNA AGAAGCGGCCATAAGGTTCCGCGTTTGAGCGCTTCTTGCGGTGAAAATTGCTCAAGGTTAGGGGGCTGAAAACCCACATATAGCTCAGGTGGTGTCTGGTACGTTTTGACCCGAATCGGTTCACATGGATCAAACGGGCTGACATAGGGTTCATAAGTTTTTTGGGTCGTGAATCTATCCATCATGTCCCTCCTTTATTGGCTACTCATTTGTTGTATATGAGGGAACGGCTCGTCACATGTTCAATAAATTCTCACGAGAATTAGTTTGCTTGGTGGGGCAATGTCGTGTATGGGAAACATAGAATGGTTGTGTGGAGGGGTTATGATGTCGTCTGTCATGTGGTATTTTATGGGTTTTGCATGCATGTACCAGGGGGCCGTATTATCACCAACATCCCAGACATTGTCTGATACTTTGGTTTTCTTTATTTTTAGCCCTATCGATTTCGTCCGCGTAGCTGTCTTTATTGTCGCGTCTTTCTTGATTTTTTCCTATCGTTTAAGATACGATTTAAAGAACATCTTGTTATTAAAACGTGGGAAGCGTTTGGTATCAAATGAATCATTACGCTTCTTGTTATTTTTGGGGACGAGTATCGGATGTCTGATATTATTTCCTGTCTATATGGCCATAACTCTTGGACTTACGATCATGCATTTAATGTTATCCATGGGACAGTGGCGTCCTGTCCAGCGTGAAGAAAGGTAGAGGCTTTGCTTATTATTGTTATAGTTGCGTTCATTGTCATTATTTTATCTATCATGTTTATGTTTTACGAAGCGCATTGGAATCATATTGTGCATAACCATGTCACAATTGATGACTTGCCCGCTTCATTTTGCGGGTTCAAGATTTATTTTATATCAGATGTTCATCGGCGGGTGATTTCCAATAAAATGTTGGCGCTCGCAGCATCGCATCAACCAGATATCGTTGTAATCGGTGGAGATTTAACAGAACGCTACGTACCATTATCACGGACAGAAAAAAATATAAGCCGGCTTAGTAAAATCGGCGTTCCTGTATATTTCGTTCGTGGGAATCATGATGTGTATGTGTATAGTCAAAAATTAGAACAAATATTAACAAAGCACGGGGTTAAAATAATACGAAACCGTTCAGAAACAATAACACGGTACAACGAAGCCATGAATATCGTAGCCGTTGATGACTCAACCAATGAAGAAGATGACCTTGAGCAAGCGTTAGATTCAACACAAAAAGGTATTCGTTTGTTAATCAGTCATAATCCAAATATAACGGAAAAAATTCGGGAGCATCATCAGATTGCGCTAGTGATATCAGGACATACTCATGGTGGACAAATTCGAGTATTTGGCTGGGGCCCTCGAGAAAATGGCGGGATTAAACAAAAGCCGTTTGGACCGCTTATCATCAGCAATGGCTATGGGACAACAACACTTCCATTTCGTCTTGGTGCTCCGCCGGATACAAGGTTTGTGACTTTAGTTTCGACTTTAAATGACGAGTAAAATTGAGTCATTAGAAGAACAGGACATTCATATTAAGCATACAGTATATAAAGAGATGCCACAGGTAAGGAGGACGGTTATATGCGGTTGGAACGGTTAAACGGTGATAAGATCAAAATTTTTCTAACGTTTGATGACCTTAACGAACGAGGTATTTCGAAAGACGATCTTTGGGAGGACTTACCGAAAGTTCAGCAATTATTTAAAGAGATGATATTAGAAGCGGATGATGAATTAGGGTTTGTCGCCGAAGGCCCGATTGAAGTTGAAGTCTTTTCCTTACCGGCACAGGGAATGGTGGTTATTGTTTCCAAGAGCCTTGAATATGACTTTATTGACGAACCCAATGACTTCATAGAAATGCAAGTCACTTTAGATGAGAGTTATGATATCTTATATCGATTTGATGATATTGAGCCTGTCATTGATCTGTCCAAAAAGCTGTTATCAATGGGAGTGACAGGCGGACAATTATATTCGTATAACAACACATATTACTTAATATTTGAGGAACTTGATTTCCTTGAACAGTACGATGTCATGATTGCGGTATTATCGGAATATGGTAGTCCATCAACCATGACCGACCATTACCTAAATGAATATGGCAATCCAATATTGACCTTTTCGGCCGTTCGGCGGTTAACAGAATACTTTTAATAATGACCTCACATTTGGTGAGGTTTTCTTTTATACATTTATGTTCTACAGACTGAAATTATTCGTGTTATGATAGATAAGGCGAATGAACAATGGCAGGATCATTGAATATTTTCTTGGACCATTAATAGCATAATTATTATAAGCAGTTCTGTAATCAGACCTTTTGGTATCAGGACGAAGGATAACAATGATTACAGTGGGAGGATCTACATGAAAATAGGTGTCATTTACGGAGGGACTTCATCTGAACGTGATGTGTCATTGTCGACAGGTAAAGGCATTATTCAGGCACTGAAACAAAATGGATATGAAGTCACAGCAGTTGATTTTCACCCTGATCGGCTTGAGTCGATTTTATCACTAGAGGTGGACTTAGTATTTATCGCCTTACATGGAAAATATGGAGAGGATGGACGAATTCAAGGTTTGCTTGAGATTCTCGGCATCCCCTATGTGGGTTCCGGGATTATGTCATCATCTTTAGCTATGGACAAGGCTCGAGCGAAGGTGTTATTTGAGCAGGCAGCCATTCGTACAGCAAAAGGACTGACGATCGCGGCCGATCATTTACCTTTACAGGATTCTCCACTTGGGTACCCTGTTGTGATCAAACCGAACAGTGAAGGTTCAACGATCGGATTAACCATTGCGCATGATCGTGACACTTTTATGAAGGGAATTAATGAAGCTTTTAAGTTTGATCAACAAGTGTTAGTGGAGGAATTTGTAAGTGGCAATGAGATAACCGTTTCGGTAATTGAGGAGGATAAAAAAACTCGGGCCCTGCCGGTTGTTGAAATTGTCCCGAAAAACCAATACTATGATTATGAATCGAAATATGCGCCAGGGATGAGTGATCATTTCGTACCGGCAAGAATTCCTGAGTCTGTGATGCAAGTGGCTCAAGATTGGGCAGTTCAGGCCCATAATATTTTGGGATGTGAAACGTATTCACGCGTTGATTTTATTTGGCCTGAAAACGATGAATTCCCTGTCATTTTGGAGGTTAATACGCTTCCGGGTATGACCCCAACAAGTTTATATCCAGATGCAGCAAGAGCTATCGGATTATCATACGAACAGATGATTGATCATTTGATTAGGCAATCCATTACATCCAAACAATCACCTGTCTAAATGTATATTGACTTTAAGATACTTATTAATATGAAATTCTCGGGAATTTTTGTCCAAACGTATTGAAAATCGGAATGAGATTCTCTATATTTAATTTGTAATTATCGTAGCTTGAATGGCATTGTTTAAAGATAAATTTCAACTGAGGATAGGTTTTGGGAGGTAAACTATGGTAGCCAATGAAAACAGTGAACAAACAAACGAAAAACTTGATGTATTGGAGTCTACCCGCACAGTCATTAGTCAAGCATTGGAGAAATTAGGTTATCCTGAAGAAGTGTTTGAATTATTAAAAGATCCGATGCGCTTGTTAACCGTCCGGATTCCGATACGAATGGATGATGGCTCAATAAAAATATTTACAGGCTACCGTGCCCAGCATAATGATTCTGTTGGACCAACAAAGGGTGGTGTCCGCTTTCATCCAAACGTGACAGAGACAGAGGTGAAAGCGCTGTCAATATGGATGAGTTTGAAAGCAGGTATCGTCGATCTCCCGTATGGCGGGGGAAAAGGTGGCATTATTTGTGATCCAAGGGAAATGTCGTTCCGAGAACTGGAAAAATTGAGCCGTGGTTATGTCCGGGCGATTAGTCAAATTGTCGGTCCGACCAAAGATATTCCGGCCCCTGACGTCTTTACCAATTCACAAATCATGGCGTGGATGATGGATGAATACAGCCGGTTGCGTGAATTTGACTCACCTGGTTTTATTACCGGCAAACCTTTGGTGCTAGGAGGTTCGCACGGACGTGAATCAGCAACGGCCAAGGGTGTCACTATCTGTATTCGCGAAGCTGCCAAGAGAAAGAATATCGATATTAAAGGTGCGAGAGTGGTTGTCCAAGGTTTCGGTAACGCCGGAAGCTTTCTCGCTAAATTCATGCACGATGCAGGAGCGAAAATCGTCGGTATTTCGGATGCTTATGGTGCTTTGCATGATCCCGAAGGTTTGGACATTGATTATTTGCTCGACCGGCGTGACAGTTTTGGAACCGTCACAAAACTGTTTAAGAACACGATAAGTAACCAAGGGCTTCTTGAGCTTGATTGTGATATCCTTGTTCCGGCAGCGATTGAGAATCAAATCACGGAGCAGAATGCGTCCAAAGTGAAGGCGAGTATCGTGGTCGAAGCAGCTAATGGTCCAACCACGCTTAAGGCGACAGAAATTTTAACGAATCGAGATATTCTGCTTGTCCCAGATGTGCTTGCCAGTTCCGGCGGTGTTACCGTCTCTTACTTCGAATGGGTACAGAATAATCAAGGTTACTATTGGACGGAAGAAGAAGTCGAAAAACGTTTAGAAGATGTTCTCGTCAATTCCTTTGAAAATGTTTATAATACGTCCAAGAACCGTAAAATTAATATGCGTTTATCCGCGTATATGGTCGGCGTGCGGAAAATGGCCGAAGCCTCCCGATTCCGCGGCTGGGTATAGCACGGATGACTTGCAACCATTTAACGCTTCCCCTATGATTTATAGGGGAAGTTTTTTGTTGATACAATAATTACTGTAAATGTTAAACAATAGGAGTTGTCGGTGATGGTAGAGCGAGAAGATGTTATTATAGTCGGTGCCGGTCCATGCGGTCTGCAGACCGCTATCCGTTTGCAAGAACAAGGTTACAGGCCGTTAGTTATCGAAAAAGGGAATATTGTCCAAACCATTTATCGATATCCGACACACCAAACTTTTTTTAGTTCGAGTGATAAACTTGAAATCGGCGACATGCCGTTTGTTATTGAGGAACATAAACCCCGTCGCAACCAAGCTTTGTCCTACTATCGTGAAGTTGTCAAAAGGAAGCATATCAGGATTCATTCCTTTGAAGAAGTGACTCAAGTGCGTAACAACAGCGAGGGCGCCTATACGGTTGTGACATCAGACCGTGACCAGCTTCAGCAAAGGTATGAAGCACGCTACGTCGTGATCGCTACGGGGTATTATGATCATCCTAATTTTATGAATATCCCCGGTGAAGAGTTGCCAAAAGTGTACCACTATTTTAAGGAACCTCATCCGTTCTTTGATAGCGATGTTGTTGTCATTGGTGGAAAAAATTCATCAGTGGATACGGCCATGGAATTGAACAAGGCAGGTGCCAGAGTGACTGTCATCTATCGGGGATCGGAATACTCTGAGAGTGTCAAGCCGTGGATTTTACCACAGTTTCATTCATTGGTTAAGAATGGGTATATTAATATGATCTTTGATGCTAACGTGATTGAAATCAAGCCTCATACTGTGACTTATCAAACGAAGGCAGGGGAGGTTGTATGTCTAGATAACGATTTTGTCTTTGCGATGACGGGGTATCATCCTGATCATTCTTTTTTACAGGATATGGGCATTGATATTGAAGACGAAACAGGGCGTCCGACCTTTAATGGGGCAACAATGGAATCCAATATTTCTGGTATTTTTATTGCCGGTGTTATTGCCGCGGGCAATAATGCCAATGAAATTTTTATTGAGAACGGACGTTTTCATGGGAACGCCATCGCTAAAGAAATCGCCAAACGAGATGGAAAAATAAATGATGATAGGTGATGTCAATGGGTAAAGTGGTCTTAATCACGACGGGTGGTACCATTGCGAGTAAAACGAACCAAGACTCAGGAAAATTATCCTCGGGTGCGATGACAGGTGAAGAGCTTGCATCTATTTGTAATTTACCTAATGATATAAATATCGAAATTGATTCTGTCTTTCAAGTGCCGAGCATGCATATCACTTTTCAACATTTGGCGGAATTAAAAGAGAGCATAGAAGGCCATTTAAAAGATCCATCTGTTGAGGGTGTGGTTGTCACCCATGGGACGGATACCCTGGAAGAAACTGCTTACTTTTTAGATTTAACGATTGCTGATTCACGCCCAGTGGTTGTAACGGGTTCCCAACGTCCACCGGGCAGGCTGGGAAGTGACGCTTTTATTAACATCAGGCATGCGGTTTATGTCGCCTGCAGTAAGGAACTTCATGATGCGGGCACCGTCGTTTGCTTTAATGAACGCATCTTTGCTGCGAAATACGTCAAAAAAGAGCATGCCTCAAATATCCAAGGCTTCAATGCCTTTGGGTTCGGTTATTTAGGGATCATTGATAACGATGTTGTTGAGATTTTCCAAAAACCGATAAAAAGGGAAACGTATGAATTGACAAATCAACTCCCTGAAATTGATATCATTAAATGTTACTTAAATGCCGATGGGAAATTCATCAAAGCAGCAAGAGAAAGCGGTGTTGCCGGCATCGTATTAGAAGGCGTTGGACGCGGGCAAGTACCCCCGGTCATGATGCCAGAAATAGAACAGGCAGTAGCCGACGGGATTAATATTGTCATAACGACGAGTTCTGAGGAAGGTGCTGTATACACAACCTATGACTATAAGGGCAGTACGTTTGATCTGCAAAATCAAGGCGCTATTCTTGGGAAAGATTACGATTCTAAAAAAGCACGTATTAAGTTAGCTGTTGCTTTAGCCTCCAATCATCAAAATTTAGAAGAGATGTTTTATTAAATCAGGAACCTCCCATAAAAATTTGGGAGGTCGTTTTAATTGCGCTTAAAACATAATCGCCCAATGTGATATTTCTTGTTATAATTAATAATAGGAATAACACAAGTAGTGGAGTGACAAGAATGTTATCGGTCATATCAGCGGCACTTGCACCAGGACTTGCTCTTTTATGTTATTTTTATTTAAGAGATCAATACGAGAGCGAACCTGTAGGCATGGTTTTAAAAACATTTATATACGGTGCATTACTTGTGTTTCCGGTGATGATGATTCAGTTTGCCTTTGAAACAGAAAGTGTCTGGCAAGGTACCCTTGCTCAGTCTTTTGTAGTCAATGGGTTATTAGAAGAATTTGTGAAATGGTTTGTTGTCATATATAGTGCCTACCATCATTCTGTTTTTAACGAACGTTATGATGGTATTGTCTATGCGACAGCCGTCTCTTTAGGTTTTGCAACGGTTGAAAACTTTTTTTACTTATATGCTTATGGTATCGATTATGCTCTGTATCGAGCGTTACTGCCTGTCTCAAGTCATGCTTTGTTTGGCGTTTCGATGGGGTATTATATTGGTAAAGCAAAATTTTCCACAAAAAAGAAAACGTTTCTTTTTTATGCCTTAATGTCCGCCGCTCTTCTACACGGATTTTATGATTTTATGTTATCGGCTCAAAAAGCTTGGTTGTATGTTCTTATTCCATTTATGGTTTATTTGTGGTGGAGTGCCTTAAAGAAAGTGAAGTTATCTCATCTTCACCAGCAAGATTGGATGCGTACGGTTCCTGCTTCCAAACAAAAATCCTAAAAACGTAACGACCTTATTGGGTCGTTTTTTTTATGTTTAAGAGATCTATAAGTATAAAAATACAACATTGACAGAAACTACACATACATAAGTTAACCAACTCATAGGGAGGATGGATGATGAAGAACTTACGTCGGATGGGTCTGATATTTGTCCTAGCGCTGTTAATAATTCCGATTTATAATAGCCAGCCGCAAAAAGCGCAGGCATTTTCCCCTCAAGTCATCCAAAAGGGCTCGACAGGATTAGACGTGATCGAATTACAAGCCCGGCTTCAATATATTGGCTTTTACAAAGGTGATATAGACGGTATTTTTGGATGGGGTACCTATTGGGCTCTTCGTAACTTTCAAAAGGATTTTGGAATTAAAGTGGATGGCCTTGCTGGGACTAAGACTAAGCAGAAACTCGTGTCGAAAAGCCAGTACAACAAAGATTGGGTGTTGAATAACGTCCGGAATGGCAACGAGTTTACTTATTATGGTGATGTTCCACTGAAAAAGCAGACTGATGAATCCTATGATGGTGATGGGAAAAAAGATGCGAATCAAGGTAAGGGGCAAAAACAGAATAATCAAGCTAAACAACCTGCCCCTAACAATAATCAAAACAAACAACAAAAGCAACAACAACAGCCAAAAAAGCAACAAACAAACAATCAAGCTAATCGCCAGCAGCAACAAGATCAAAAAGATCAGAAAATAACGATTAACAATCTGCCTGAAGGTTTTACGCAAAATGATGTCAAGTTAATGTCAAATGCGGTCTACGGTGAGTCACGAGGTGAATCTTACAGAGGTCAAGTTGCCGTCGCTGCTGTTATTTTGAATCGCATTGACAGTGCCAAATTTCCCGATACTGTTTCAGGGGTTATTTTTAAACCAGGTGCGTTTACTGCCGTTGCAGATGGTCAAATCTATCTGACCCCGAATCAACAAGCTAAGGAAGCGGTAATGGATGCCTTGAATGGTTGGGATCCATCACATGGGGCGATTTACTATTTTAATCCCAATACAGCTACAAGCGATTGGATTTGGTCACGGACGCAAATCGGCAAAATCGGTAAACACATTTTTGCTAAGTAATGGAGGTGAAAATTTATGGTAAAGAATATTATTATCGGCATCCTTGTCGTTGGCCTAGCCGGGTCAGGTTACTGGGGGTATCAGCAACATCAACAAAAAGAAAATATTAAGAATATGACAGAAAGTAACTATCAAGGGGCTTATCATGAACTCACTTACTATGTGGATAAAATCCATGACAGGATAGGATCAACTTTGGCCATGAATTCACGTCAGTCCGTAGATCCAGCTTTAGCGGATGTTTGGCGTTTGACAGCCATGGCTCACAGTAACGTTGGGCAATTGCCTTCAACCATCACGTCTTTTAATGATACGGAAGAATTCCTATCAAACATTGGACAATTCAGTTACCAAAATGCGATTAAAGACCAAGGAAAAACCACTTTATCAGATAAAGAGTATCAGACTTTAGAGAAATTGTATTCGCAATCAGATCAAGTTGAAAAGTCTTTACGTAAAGTGCAATCAGATGTCGTCAACAATAATTTGAAATGGATGCAAGCTGGGAAAACCAATGATCAGCAACAAGATAATCAACTGGTTAGCGATATTCAGTCTGTTGATCAAAAAGTCGCTAAGTTCGAGAATGACTGGGGACCAGAAATGGATAGGGCAAGTTTTGATGATGCCGGGGCTCTCAATAAACTAGATGGTGAAGAAATGTCTAAAGATGAAGCAGTGAAAAAAGCGAAGAAATATTTAAAAGTTACAGATGTCAGTAATGTAGCAGTGCAGCGTTCAGGGAAAGGTTCTGACTACAAGGCCTATTACATCAATATGGATGCTGCCGGAAAAGGAACATCCTTTGATGTTACGATGACGCAAAAAGGCGGTCATATCGTTTCATTTATGAAAAATCGGGATATCAAGAACGCAAATCTTAGTCTATATCAAGCTTCTCAAAAGGCAAAAGCATACTTAAAACAATTTGGATATGAGAATATGCAGCTAGTCAAAAGTGATCAATATAATAATCATGGCGTGTTAACGTTCGTTAAATCGAAAAAAGATAAGCGACTGTATCCAGCATCAATCCGCCTAAAAGTGGCGCTTGATAACGGTCATGTCCTCGCCTTTGATGCAACAGATTATCTCGCTAATAAAGATCTTAACGTTAAAGATAAGTCATTTAAGTTGTCGAAGAAAAAAGCATTAAAACAATTAAACGGTAAGGTGAAAGTTCAGGAAACACATCATGCCATTTTCCAGAATGAATCAGGTGATTTCGTACCTTGCTATGAATTTCTAGTCACTAAAAAACAAGACACTTACCGGATTTTTATCAACGCGAACAATGGCCAAGAGGAAAAAGTTGAACTCTTGAAAAAGTAAAGGAAAGAGAAGCCCTCAAAAGGGGGTTTCTCTTTTTTTATAAAAATGCCATAATTAAGA from Tuberibacillus sp. Marseille-P3662 includes the following:
- a CDS encoding metallophosphoesterase; protein product: MLIIVIVAFIVIILSIMFMFYEAHWNHIVHNHVTIDDLPASFCGFKIYFISDVHRRVISNKMLALAASHQPDIVVIGGDLTERYVPLSRTEKNISRLSKIGVPVYFVRGNHDVYVYSQKLEQILTKHGVKIIRNRSETITRYNEAMNIVAVDDSTNEEDDLEQALDSTQKGIRLLISHNPNITEKIREHHQIALVISGHTHGGQIRVFGWGPRENGGIKQKPFGPLIISNGYGTTTLPFRLGAPPDTRFVTLVSTLNDE
- a CDS encoding asparaginase, yielding MSMGKVVLITTGGTIASKTNQDSGKLSSGAMTGEELASICNLPNDINIEIDSVFQVPSMHITFQHLAELKESIEGHLKDPSVEGVVVTHGTDTLEETAYFLDLTIADSRPVVVTGSQRPPGRLGSDAFINIRHAVYVACSKELHDAGTVVCFNERIFAAKYVKKEHASNIQGFNAFGFGYLGIIDNDVVEIFQKPIKRETYELTNQLPEIDIIKCYLNADGKFIKAARESGVAGIVLEGVGRGQVPPVMMPEIEQAVADGINIVITTSSEEGAVYTTYDYKGSTFDLQNQGAILGKDYDSKKARIKLAVALASNHQNLEEMFY
- a CDS encoding genetic competence negative regulator; this encodes MRLERLNGDKIKIFLTFDDLNERGISKDDLWEDLPKVQQLFKEMILEADDELGFVAEGPIEVEVFSLPAQGMVVIVSKSLEYDFIDEPNDFIEMQVTLDESYDILYRFDDIEPVIDLSKKLLSMGVTGGQLYSYNNTYYLIFEELDFLEQYDVMIAVLSEYGSPSTMTDHYLNEYGNPILTFSAVRRLTEYF
- the ypeB gene encoding germination protein YpeB — its product is MVKNIIIGILVVGLAGSGYWGYQQHQQKENIKNMTESNYQGAYHELTYYVDKIHDRIGSTLAMNSRQSVDPALADVWRLTAMAHSNVGQLPSTITSFNDTEEFLSNIGQFSYQNAIKDQGKTTLSDKEYQTLEKLYSQSDQVEKSLRKVQSDVVNNNLKWMQAGKTNDQQQDNQLVSDIQSVDQKVAKFENDWGPEMDRASFDDAGALNKLDGEEMSKDEAVKKAKKYLKVTDVSNVAVQRSGKGSDYKAYYINMDAAGKGTSFDVTMTQKGGHIVSFMKNRDIKNANLSLYQASQKAKAYLKQFGYENMQLVKSDQYNNHGVLTFVKSKKDKRLYPASIRLKVALDNGHVLAFDATDYLANKDLNVKDKSFKLSKKKALKQLNGKVKVQETHHAIFQNESGDFVPCYEFLVTKKQDTYRIFINANNGQEEKVELLKK
- a CDS encoding Glu/Leu/Phe/Val family dehydrogenase, with product MVANENSEQTNEKLDVLESTRTVISQALEKLGYPEEVFELLKDPMRLLTVRIPIRMDDGSIKIFTGYRAQHNDSVGPTKGGVRFHPNVTETEVKALSIWMSLKAGIVDLPYGGGKGGIICDPREMSFRELEKLSRGYVRAISQIVGPTKDIPAPDVFTNSQIMAWMMDEYSRLREFDSPGFITGKPLVLGGSHGRESATAKGVTICIREAAKRKNIDIKGARVVVQGFGNAGSFLAKFMHDAGAKIVGISDAYGALHDPEGLDIDYLLDRRDSFGTVTKLFKNTISNQGLLELDCDILVPAAIENQITEQNASKVKASIVVEAANGPTTLKATEILTNRDILLVPDVLASSGGVTVSYFEWVQNNQGYYWTEEEVEKRLEDVLVNSFENVYNTSKNRKINMRLSAYMVGVRKMAEASRFRGWV
- a CDS encoding spore coat associated protein CotJA; the protein is MDRFTTQKTYEPYVSPFDPCEPIRVKTYQTPPELYVGFQPPNLEQFSPQEALKRGTLWPLLFGPYSNPYEDHWKG
- the prsW gene encoding glutamic-type intramembrane protease PrsW, with the protein product MLSVISAALAPGLALLCYFYLRDQYESEPVGMVLKTFIYGALLVFPVMMIQFAFETESVWQGTLAQSFVVNGLLEEFVKWFVVIYSAYHHSVFNERYDGIVYATAVSLGFATVENFFYLYAYGIDYALYRALLPVSSHALFGVSMGYYIGKAKFSTKKKTFLFYALMSAALLHGFYDFMLSAQKAWLYVLIPFMVYLWWSALKKVKLSHLHQQDWMRTVPASKQKS
- a CDS encoding D-alanine--D-alanine ligase, producing MKIGVIYGGTSSERDVSLSTGKGIIQALKQNGYEVTAVDFHPDRLESILSLEVDLVFIALHGKYGEDGRIQGLLEILGIPYVGSGIMSSSLAMDKARAKVLFEQAAIRTAKGLTIAADHLPLQDSPLGYPVVIKPNSEGSTIGLTIAHDRDTFMKGINEAFKFDQQVLVEEFVSGNEITVSVIEEDKKTRALPVVEIVPKNQYYDYESKYAPGMSDHFVPARIPESVMQVAQDWAVQAHNILGCETYSRVDFIWPENDEFPVILEVNTLPGMTPTSLYPDAARAIGLSYEQMIDHLIRQSITSKQSPV
- a CDS encoding YpdA family putative bacillithiol disulfide reductase; its protein translation is MVEREDVIIVGAGPCGLQTAIRLQEQGYRPLVIEKGNIVQTIYRYPTHQTFFSSSDKLEIGDMPFVIEEHKPRRNQALSYYREVVKRKHIRIHSFEEVTQVRNNSEGAYTVVTSDRDQLQQRYEARYVVIATGYYDHPNFMNIPGEELPKVYHYFKEPHPFFDSDVVVIGGKNSSVDTAMELNKAGARVTVIYRGSEYSESVKPWILPQFHSLVKNGYINMIFDANVIEIKPHTVTYQTKAGEVVCLDNDFVFAMTGYHPDHSFLQDMGIDIEDETGRPTFNGATMESNISGIFIAGVIAAGNNANEIFIENGRFHGNAIAKEIAKRDGKINDDR
- the sleB gene encoding spore cortex-lytic enzyme; translated protein: MKNLRRMGLIFVLALLIIPIYNSQPQKAQAFSPQVIQKGSTGLDVIELQARLQYIGFYKGDIDGIFGWGTYWALRNFQKDFGIKVDGLAGTKTKQKLVSKSQYNKDWVLNNVRNGNEFTYYGDVPLKKQTDESYDGDGKKDANQGKGQKQNNQAKQPAPNNNQNKQQKQQQQPKKQQTNNQANRQQQQDQKDQKITINNLPEGFTQNDVKLMSNAVYGESRGESYRGQVAVAAVILNRIDSAKFPDTVSGVIFKPGAFTAVADGQIYLTPNQQAKEAVMDALNGWDPSHGAIYYFNPNTATSDWIWSRTQIGKIGKHIFAK